TTTATAAGGACTTCTTGTTTATAGATGGAATGATGTGATGCCTGGGATTTAATTCAGAGTAATCTGGTAAAGGGGGAAGTAGATAGGACATGATTACCTTTGGTTAATAACTACTGGGACTGTGATGGATATGTGGGAGTTCATTATGTTActtgtatatatgttttaaattttcaggaataataataattttggtaaatgaacaaataaagttTTGAAGAGAATGATTTGTGCAAGTTAAAAGTTATCTCTCATggttggtgcacacctataatcccagctgctctggaggctgaggcaggaggattgcaactttgaggccagactcaaaacttagagaccctgtctcaaaaacaaaaagggatgggCACTACTATGGAAGTAACTactaaaaacttaaaacattttttaaaaaggtggggtGAGgataaggatgtagctcagtggcagagcaccccagtgttcaatccttagtaccacaaagaagaaaaaaaaatcttttcatgtgTATATATGGCATTGTTTTGCTGTTTGTAACATTCTGTGAAAAGTTCTGAAGAGCCAGCTCTGTGCCTTTGGATGTTGTGTGACATAGGAACTGATAATTACAGTACTTGGCAGTGATGTTTGGCAGTGTcttgtttttccatttcatctgataaggcatcttattttttttagaaagccAAAAGCCCTCTTCAGTTTTCACATATTCCATAGTTTTATTAGAGAGTTTACTGAATTTAGCTATGCGTGGTGGcgtatacctgtaatctcaatggctcaggagactgaggcaggaggataaaaagTCTATTGAATTTAGAAGATCTGAGTTTGGATTCTAGCTCTGCTATTTGCTGATAGATCCTTGGCAAGTCTTATCATGAAGTGGTAGAAAAAAACATTGCCTGTGGAATTAGACCTTAGTTAGATCCGTGTTCTAGCTTTATTGACAATGCATAGTTGGTTAAATTACTTAATGCCTCTGAACTTTCATTTCCAAGAGTGAAAATCTATGGAACACTCCACTTGGCCAAGCAAGCACTTGGAGTAGACTTTTTGGAGGGGTTGAGATGAGTGGCTCAGAAAGGGCTTCTAAGAAATGTagctactggggctggggatgtggctcaagcggtagcgcgctcgcctggcatgcgtgcggcccgggttcgatcctcagcaccacataccaacaaagatgttgtgtccgccgagaactaaaaaaaaaaatattaaaaattctctctctctctcctctctctatcttaaaaaaaaaagttacatgtttcttaaaaaaaaaaaaaaaaaaaaagaaatgtagctACTTAATCCCAGTAATATTTGTGCTTGACAgtcacaaagtttttttttttcgttGTTGTTATATTACTTAAGAGTTGTTTATTAAAACTTGTTCCTTTATTCCCCCATACATTCAGgaaacttgtttttaaattacttaatagctgggtgcagtggcacatgcctataatcccagcagttgggaggctgaagctggaggatggcaagttaggctagcctcagcaatttggtgagaacctcagcaatttagaccatacctcaaaaaataaaaataaataaaatgaaaaggtttcgggatgtagctcattggtaaagtgctcctgagttcaatctacagtgccaaacaaaacaaaaaacctcttaATGCAATGCTCTTATattctgattgtttcttttacaatATGTTTCTTTGTATTACAGTTAAAAAGTTTATTCAGTTTTTCAATTTAGAAAGTTAAtatggggggctggggctcagcagtagcgcactcacctggcatgtgtgaggcactgggttcaattctcagcaccacaaataaataaataaataaataaataaataaataaaataaagatctatcaacaatttaaaatttaaaaaaaaagaaagttaattttcaacaaaatttaaCACTGAACAAGGACAAATAAATTATAGTTTCCTTGGTTATTCTAGTGTGTATTATGCTTTTTATTGCTAATCAtgaagtttctttaaaatttttctaaaaataaacttttcatagTGCTGCcaaaataaattactttataaaataagttactagatcaagaaattaacttttttcttCATAGAGGTACCTGTTTTAAATGCCTGgaactcttattttttctttttagttatacatgatagtagaaggTATTTTGACATAggtacatggaatataacttcccattcttgtggttgtacataatgtggagttacactggtaatgtattcatatatgaacctaGAAAAGGTATGTCCAACTCATTCTGTCTTCCCTATTCCCATACCTCCCCCCCTCCCaccaccccccaaccccccccctcTTTTGTCTAATCCAGGGAACTTCTATTCCCCcttccttattgtgtgttagcatctgcgtatcagagagaatatttggcctttggttttggggggattagtGCCTGGAACTCTTGTCACAAtaattgttgggttttgtttttgcttttgttttagtgctagggattgaacccaggacctagtAAATgtgagctctaccattgagctacgcCCCACCTATCCACAAATGCTGCGATAttggtaaaataaaaagtataagtgGCTCTAAGtttaaatacatgagaaaatttgTTTTCTGTACTCTTTTTCTACCTCTTTCTAGTACTTTATTGTTCATACCATTTTGTAGTCTCATAATGGTACTTAATTTTTAGTGCTGTCTCTGTAGCATAGATTATATAAATTCCTGGAGGGTGGGAACCATAATTTATTTCTTGGAAATCACATAAAGATATACCATGTAACTCAGTGCTATGTGATGACTGAAGCTCAGAcaatgttttctgaaacagtgtATGAACTGAAGCTAAAACTCAAGGTGTGGTTAGGGAGGGTAGTGGAATAGAGGAAACTTTATAGTTAAAAAGCTGTAAGGGCcagcctggtggtgcacacctgtaatcccagtggctcgaaaggctgaggcaggaggatcatgatttcaaagccagtcttagcaaaagcaaggcgctaagcaactcaatgagaccctgtctctaaataaactacaaaatagggctggggatatggctcagtggttgagtgccctgagtataatccccagtactgccccccccacccaaaaaaaaaagctacaaggAATTTCTAATTATTGAGTTCAGTGTTGAGCATTTCTTCTTAAAATACCAGCGTTTTAGTCACCTTTCCAACCTGGACAATTACAGATTAAGTCTATCGTGAGCTGTTTGTAAACTAGgttttaattatacaaataaatattcaagTAGAATTGTAAAAATGATACAGACAGAAGACTTCACTTAACTTACCTCTGTCACTCTGCAAGTTATAATGGTCATTGATTTTGTGTTTGCAgatcttttctttgtattttatatataatgaaaattagttTATTAGTTTTTGGGGGGTTGTGATTATATTAGAGTTTGGTGGACTCTTAGACATTGCCTCATACCCTTTTCTCCATCCCTTCCCATTTTATAATCAAAATGGTTAAATAGCTAATTGGTTGGATCTGGTTAATGACAGGACCAGTACTATAATCCAGGTCTTTGGATTCCCAAGCCAGTATTCATCCTACTAAAGCAAATCATAGTCTTAAGAAAGTGCAAATTGTTGGGAGGAACAAAACTAGTTCTTAgttgcataatttttttctctaaaggtTTTTCTTTGATGTTCTTGActcaaaaaaaattcaactttgtggtatttaaaaaaaaatcaagatcaaAATTAATAGATGGAACACCTTGAAGCATAATACAGTTGACTTCGTAATTAGCAGAGTTGAAAGTGATGAGAAgatcctttaattttctttgtgcCTGCAGGAAGGTGGGAGTCAATCATTTTGACAAGTCTCCTGAAAGGAACAGCTAGCAGGAGCTGAAACCTTTTTCCATTTGGTCTCGTGGCAGAGGCAGAGATTGCTCCAGCAGCTCCACACAGTATGGAAGACAGTTATTTATCTAATTAtgtcccccctccctttttttaaattttaagagtaatactttttttaaaagtataaattgaaTGTTCAAAcatcttaatatatatatgtgtatatatatatattgtttgtatCTTATAGATATCTTTCCATGATAATACATAATGGTTTACTTCATGTGTCTTTAAATAGTTGAAAAATATTCTAGTGTGAATGCCCATGGTTTTACTGAATatttctgttgatggacattaaAATTACCTCCAAACTTGGCTACTTTGAAAAACACTACTTTGAATAGCCTTGTATATGTTTTCATGTGCATTTGTAATAGGTGCTTCTGTAAAATAAATGTccagaagtgaaattgctcgGTCAAATGGTATTACCAAATTACTCTTCACAAATTATTGTGCTAATTTATACTCTTAGTGATAGTGTGTGAGTGCTTGTTTCTTCACATCTTCATCAATCCAGAGTATcctgttctttatttttaccatttgataagaaaaaatattctaatatgtATTTCCACAATTCTGGTAAggttaaatatcttaaaattagtTATCTTGTTATAAGTCTCAGggcaaagaaattgaaatattagGATGCCACTCTTATGTATAGTGGGTGAAAGTTGGTTTGAAGAATTTCCTATTCCTTAGTGagacttacttttatttttccagatatgaCGTGCTCACTAGTACCTTCAGAACAGTCTTCTGGTACCTCTTTCTTGCCTAAAGACACTGCCCCATTTTCTTGGGGTTCCTTGGATGAGGATGAATTGGATGATTCCTTGCTGGAGCTGTCTGATGGAGAAGAAGATGATGACAATTTCAATTACACTGAGGAAGAGATTGATGAGCTTTTGAAGGATGATGACCCATCAGATGAGCACTTTTCTTTGGAAGAAAGATTGTGTAAAGATGATGGCAGGCATGTTGAaaatggagggaaagggagtcAAGTTCTACTTGAAACTccccaagaaaaaaattcattgtaCAACTTGAGACCAGTAGCTGAGACTCCTGGCCTCTTCAAACTACCTCAGCTAAGTACATCAGTTGGtcatggaccaattcctactaAACCGTTAAACAGACGATTTGTACTAGAAAAGAATCTTATAAAAGTAACTGTTGTTGCACCATTTAATCCATCAGTTTGTGATCCTGTGCTTGATAAGGACAAGATTGATTCATCCAAAGATACTGAAAAACCCTCTTCCCTTGAGGAAGGGATGAGAGAAGATGGTCTTAACCCTAATGAGAGTGAACTTTGCACTGAATCTGAAGAGATGAGCCCCAATAACTCTGCTTGGGATGGGTCCCTGTTCTCTTCTCCTTTGAACAATAACTTTCAACAAACTATCTCTGATAAAAATACACCTGACAGTAAGAAATCTACACCTGTGTTCTCTCAGATCTCAGAGCATTCAGAGACTCCAAATATGGGGTCGTCCTGGAAAAATGGTGGCTCACAAAAATCAAGTTGTGAAATGAGGTTTCCTGTTGTTTCCAGTTCATCAAACAGAGTAAGTACATTTTttcaaggtaaaaataaaattattttcattcagaaGCTATACAGAAGAGCTCCCTTATATCCCTGTCCACATACATGTACAGCCTCCCCTATAATGGTCATTATATACCACAGTGGTGCATTTGTTATAGTCTAGCCCAGCTTTGTGTTTAGACAAATGGGGATTTAAATCCTGACTAGCCCTGTGACTCTAGGCTAGTTTCcctatttttttgtctttcttttttcccttttgtttttatttatttattggtgctggagtgaaatccagggccttgtgcttatGCTATACCACtaacccctcccccacctttaTCTGTAAATTTgagtaaataatatttctttttctggtaaaagggattgaactcaggaacgcttaaccactgagccacatccccagccttttaattttttttttattttgagacggggtcttcctaagttgcttaggaccttgctaaactgctgagactgtctttgaacttgtaatcctcctgcctcagcctctggagccactagaattacaggagtgcaccaccatgcttgcacaaataatattttttaggtaGAGGATTAGTGAAATGATGTATTTATAGTACCTAGTACATCATTTCAAATAAGTCTCGATCTTTGGTTGCTATCCTTATTCAGTATAGTACCAGTGCTGAGTCAGCCactgaagaactgaaaaaaaaaaaggttttggaCAATTTTTCTAACTGATTTTCTTTCTGCCAAAtggataatatataataattccTACCTCATatgatttgcttatttatttttaagattatagtTGCTGTTTCATTTAAAGCGCTACTATAGTGTGTGTTATACAGTAGTGTTCAAGGCTATACAGTTCTaacctttaattaaaaaatatttccatgaagttttattttcagttatatgtTATAGCTGAaacttaaatgaagaaaaagaacttATAACTAAAAACTGTCTTCCTTCTGCATTCCTTCtgttctgaaaaaaacaaaacaaaacaaaacaaaaaacaggataTTCTTGACAAGGATTCTGGGGAAATGAAAGTCCGTGAAAGAAGACTGGGCAAAGTCATTCCTGTTCTACAGACCAAAACCAGGTAATGTAACAGTGTAAATATTCTGGTTTctgttggttcttttttatttttttttcccctccccaatATCCTTATTATGGGAGAAGACCCTACATGGGAGTAAGCAAACTGGAAGTTTTGGTACTATTGATTGTGTGATCCTGAGCAAGTCAAATAATCTCTCATCTTGGTTTTTTTATGtcagttaaaataaaacatgataccTTCTCTGCTACCTcatagggttatttttaaggttaaaaaacagaagtaaatGTAAATGCAAGATCTCTTGTGTAGAAGCCTGGTAACATGTATGATAGGAGCATAGAGAGTAACAAAAATGTTAACATGTAAATATGTAGAAAATTCCTCAGTCAGCTCTGTCAACACAGGTCCTTGGGGAAAAATTCTAGTCAGGGTTTGCAGATATTTGGGTCGCCTTTTCAGTTGATTTTCTTATTGCCAGGAGATGGCAGTGTCTGTACATGGGCCTCTTCATTGAATGTactagaaaaacttttttttttttttggttgaaatcAGGTTGACTTTTCTTatggtgaaatttaaaaaaaaaaaatttcacacattgattatatattatatttattctgcattaaaatttttaaatattacaaatatagtCCCCTTTGACTGCCTCCCCAATCctagttttctgttttgtttgcatAATTGAGGGAAATCTTATGGATTGCTTACAATGGAAATTATACCAAAGGAACACAAATCACATTACTTGGAACAGTAATAAATTTATAATCTCATCCACTGACTTTTTCATCCACTGGCTTTAATACAGTGCAATCAGTATGAGCAAGGGCCAGAAATTGCTCTTGCTGTGGTCACCATTGCCCTACTTGCCAGATTTAGCTTGTTCTGTTCAGTCTTTATCTCATTCAACTTTTCTGTGGTTCTGTGAAGTTAGCTATTTCCTGACTAACCTTGAATTATTCAACAAAAGCTTTCTTTCTCTAGGGACTAGGTAATCTTTACCTTCCTATCCCTTATTAGGAGGTtgtatctatttcttcttttcattttactcTTTGTTTCATACCTGATTTCTGCTTCATATTATATGACTAATGCTGTCTTCTGTCACTGGATCTTAAAAGAGAATTTTGCCTCTGGAAATTTGGTTGTTCTAACAGTTAGCAGTATGTGACTTTTCTTTACAGAGCAGTATATTCATGGTTCTAATGGACTGTTTTTCCTCCTGGTTTGCTTTATTCAAGGACTAATGTTTCGACGTTTTCACAATCAGATCTAGAACAGCAGAAGCAAATTTATCTCAGGAGTGTCTTTGATCATATAGAAGATCCAGGGGACTCTAACCAAGGTAACATGGTAACGAAAGAATGGCATATAAAACATGTAATGGGACTTTTTCTTTCAAGTGTAATGCATCTTAAATTGGGAGATTGTTTAAACTTTTCTTAAATTGGTGACAAAGATACTTCCTTAcccaaagatttttatttcaaggGATTGCCTAGCCAGATAATCATCCAAAGTGCTTTGGCTAATGATATTAGGGAAAGGTCTAAGCAGACTCATATTACTACCATATATGAAGAGTGCATCCCTCATGGCTGAGGGCTGTAGCTCAGACCTCTACTTTTTTTGCTAGGAATTATTTTTGCCTGAAAAGTAGTAGAATTCGATGACCTTACTagttaatttgaaattatttattttccctgTTGACTTTAGCATTTCTATGTAAAAAAAGCAAGCATTTCAAACACCATCCTGTATCCTGGCTTCTGAATGAAAGCTTCTGAAAGGTTTGACTATTTTCAAGATTCTTCAAgctattttttctgtataaaagatttgattattttcaaaattctttaagCTAATTTTTCGGTATTTCATTATAGGCTATTGCAGACCAAAGTGGTTTGAATCTTTCTCCAACTCTCAAGAGTATATTTCATGTTACCATTCAGCTTGAACTTTTAGTTAATGGGGAAATTCCTAAAGGGAAACTTGTGGGCAGAATTGAAGGTACAGAAATTAGGGTGGTTTTACACTGATTAAAAAGAACTCTTTTTCCTACAGATCACTCGAAATTCTGCCATCTTtggcttcttttcctattcattcaGTAAACCTTTCTTGGTTACTTTCAGCGGTGCTAGGTCTGAAGATTATAAA
This region of Ictidomys tridecemlineatus isolate mIctTri1 chromosome 11, mIctTri1.hap1, whole genome shotgun sequence genomic DNA includes:
- the S100pbp gene encoding S100P-binding protein isoform X4: MTCSLVPSEQSSGTSFLPKDTAPFSWGSLDEDELDDSLLELSDGEEDDDNFNYTEEEIDELLKDDDPSDEHFSLEERLCKDDGRHVENGGKGSQVLLETPQEKNSLYNLRPVAETPGLFKLPQLSTSVGHGPIPTKPLNRRFVLEKNLIKVTVVAPFNPSVCDPVLDKDKIDSSKDTEKPSSLEEGMREDGLNPNESELCTESEEMSPNNSAWDGSLFSSPLNNNFQQTISDKNTPDSKKSTPVFSQISEHSETPNMGSSWKNGGSQKSSCEMRFPVVSSSSNRDILDKDSGEMKVRERRLGKVIPVLQTKTRTNVSTFSQSDLEQQKQIYLRSVFDHIEDPGDSNQG
- the S100pbp gene encoding S100P-binding protein isoform X1, with protein sequence MTCSLVPSEQSSGTSFLPKDTAPFSWGSLDEDELDDSLLELSDGEEDDDNFNYTEEEIDELLKDDDPSDEHFSLEERLCKDDGRHVENGGKGSQVLLETPQEKNSLYNLRPVAETPGLFKLPQLSTSVGHGPIPTKPLNRRFVLEKNLIKVTVVAPFNPSVCDPVLDKDKIDSSKDTEKPSSLEEGMREDGLNPNESELCTESEEMSPNNSAWDGSLFSSPLNNNFQQTISDKNTPDSKKSTPVFSQISEHSETPNMGSSWKNGGSQKSSCEMRFPVVSSSSNRDILDKDSGEMKVRERRLGKVIPVLQTKTRTNVSTFSQSDLEQQKQIYLRSVFDHIEDPGDSNQGTSGELYALMNRQHPSDLTMRNYARFRQKPLQRYSLNQWVDRNKRSHHRFQRLPDLYSPFVSSHQQ
- the S100pbp gene encoding S100P-binding protein isoform X3; its protein translation is MTCSLVPSEQSSGTSFLPKDTAPFSWGSLDEDELDDSLLELSDGEEDDDNFNYTEEEIDELLKDDDPSDEHFSLEERLCKDDGRHVENGGKGSQVLLETPQEKNSLYNLRPVAETPGLFKLPQLSTSVGHGPIPTKPLNRRFVLEKNLIKVTVVAPFNPSVCDPVLDKDKIDSSKDTEKPSSLEEGMREDGLNPNESELCTESEEMSPNNSAWDGSLFSSPLNNNFQQTISDKNTPDSKKSTPVFSQISEHSETPNMGSSWKNGGSQKSSCEMRFPVVSSSSNRDILDKDSGEMKVRERRLGKVIPVLQTKTRYLGGAVCFDESAASFGSHHAKLRPVPTETSAKIQSESVG
- the S100pbp gene encoding S100P-binding protein isoform X2, with product MTCSLVPSEQSSGTSFLPKDTAPFSWGSLDEDELDDSLLELSDGEEDDDNFNYTEEEIDELLKDDDPSDEHFSLEERLCKDDGRHVENGGKGSQVLLETPQEKNSLYNLRPVAETPGLFKLPQLSTSVGHGPIPTKPLNRRFVLEKNLIKVTVVAPFNPSVCDPVLDKDKIDSSKDTEKPSSLEEGMREDGLNPNESELCTESEEMSPNNSAWDGSLFSSPLNNNFQQTISDKNTPDSKKSTPVFSQISEHSETPNMGSSWKNGGSQKSSCEMRFPVVSSSSNRDILDKDSGEMKVRERRLGKVIPVLQTKTRTNVSTFSQSDLEQQKQIYLRSVFDHIEDPGDSNQAFLCKKSKHFKHHPVSWLLNESF